In Deltaproteobacteria bacterium, the sequence ATTGCACATGAATTACAGTCATCTTCCAGTGATGCCTTTGGAAACGATGTCCGCCCTGAGTGTCGAGGAGGGTGGTCAGTATATAGATGGAACGATTGGTGGGGGGGGGCACGCCCGGTTGATCCTGGAGCGTATTGGACCCAAGGGCCGTCTCTTGGGTCTGGACCGGGATCCGGACGCTATCAGCTATCTCGAGGAGGTGCTCAAGCCTGCCGCATCTAATTTAACGTTGTATCATGGGAATTTCTCCCGGCTGGACATGATCCAGACCAAACTTGGATGGGGGGCCGTGGACGGCATTATCCTTGATTTAGGCGTAAGTTCTTATCAGCTCGAGGAAGCGAACCGTGGGTTCTCTTTTCTGCGGGATGAGAAATTGGACATGCGCATGGATCCCACTTCGGGAGAACCGGCGTCGGTTTTAGTCAACCGGCTTTCGGAAAAGGCCTTGGCCGACCTGATCTTCCGGTATGGAGAGGAGAGGAATTCTCGCCGTATCGCCCGGAACATCGTTCGTGCCCGGGAAAAGAGACCGTTGATCACTTCGTTCAGACTGGCCGAAGAGGTCCGAAAATCTTTTGCCAGGCCGGGAGGCCGAACCCGTATTCATCCAGCCACCCGCACCTTCCTGGCCCTGCGCCTCGCCGTTAACAATGAATTAGAACATCTGGAAAAGTTCCTCGCCCTGGCACCGCAACTGATAAAAGCGGGCGGGCGGTTGGTGGTCATCAGTTTTCATTCTTTGGAAGATCGTCTTGTCAAGAGAGCGCTTGTTCAACCGAAGCGAGCTCGGGAGGGGGAGGCATATTTGACGAGGCTGTATAAAAAACCAATTAGACCCACACCCGAGGAGATCGCCCGCAATCCCAGAGCCAGGAGCGCCAAACTTCGGGCTGGTGAGCGTGTTTGAGGCGTTTGAATGTCAACCGGCGCTTTACAGCAGGCCAGAGGCGGCTCCGTTACGATCCGGAAAGGAAATCGGAAAAAAGCGGTTTCTTTCTGGGCCAAGGGCTACCGGCTTTTCCTCGCCCTTTCGGTGGGGTTTTTAATAACCGTCTTTGCTTTTGCTTTCGTCTGGATTAATCACCAGGCGGTCCAGATTGGCTACGATATCACCAGGCTCAACCAGCAGCAATTGAAGCTCATTGACCTGAACCGGAAGCTCAGGGTGGAGTTGGCCAACCTGACCTCCCTGGATCGTCTGGAGCGCCTGGCCAAAAAAAAGCTCGGTCTGGTGGCTCCCAGGCCGGAGCAGGTTGTGGTTGTGGAATGAAACCGTTTCAAGCCAGATGGACCAGGTTCAGGATTGTGCTGGTTTTTTGCGCCTTTCTGCTGGCGTGGGGTGGTCTGATCTGGCGGGCGGCCGGTCTTCAGATTCATAACCGGGATCGGTTGGTTGGCATTGCCGAACAGGAGTATCTCCGGAAAATCAAGCTTGTTCCTATTCGGGGGGATATTTTTGACAGACACGGGGAAAAGTTGGCCGTGAGTCTTAAGGTGGATTCGATCTATGCGGAACCGATCAGGCTTGATAACCCGGCCGCCCTTGCAACTCAATTAGCTCGTATTCTGGATCTTAATCGGGATTTTATTTTAAAGAAGCTGAGCAGTAAGGCTCATTTTGTCTGGGTGAAACGGCAAGTTGATCCGGACGAAGCGGCTGCGGTCAGGGCTCTTGAAGTAAAAGGAATCGGGTTTATCAAGGAAAGCAAACGGTTTTATCCCAATCTCGGCCTGGCCGCACATGTCTTGGGGTTTGTCGGTGTGGACGCTCAGGGTCTGGAAGGTCTGGAAGTGGCCTATGACGATTATTTTCGGGGTGAGGCGACCTCCCTGCCGGTCATGCGTGACGCCCTGGGCCGCACCTTTCAGGATCGGCTTTCCCGGAGTCGGCCCTGTGTCAAGGGGGCCAGCCTGACCTTGACCATAGACAGGCACATTCAGTTCGTGGTTGAAAAGGCCCTTGGCCGTGCCATGAAAGACTACAACGCCAGCTATGGAATTTCTATCGTTGTTCGGCCCCG encodes:
- the rsmH gene encoding 16S rRNA (cytosine(1402)-N(4))-methyltransferase RsmH, whose translation is MHMNYSHLPVMPLETMSALSVEEGGQYIDGTIGGGGHARLILERIGPKGRLLGLDRDPDAISYLEEVLKPAASNLTLYHGNFSRLDMIQTKLGWGAVDGIILDLGVSSYQLEEANRGFSFLRDEKLDMRMDPTSGEPASVLVNRLSEKALADLIFRYGEERNSRRIARNIVRAREKRPLITSFRLAEEVRKSFARPGGRTRIHPATRTFLALRLAVNNELEHLEKFLALAPQLIKAGGRLVVISFHSLEDRLVKRALVQPKRAREGEAYLTRLYKKPIRPTPEEIARNPRARSAKLRAGERV
- the ftsL gene encoding cell division protein FtsL, whose product is MSTGALQQARGGSVTIRKGNRKKAVSFWAKGYRLFLALSVGFLITVFAFAFVWINHQAVQIGYDITRLNQQQLKLIDLNRKLRVELANLTSLDRLERLAKKKLGLVAPRPEQVVVVE